The following DNA comes from Diceros bicornis minor isolate mBicDic1 chromosome 12, mDicBic1.mat.cur, whole genome shotgun sequence.
CATTGAAAATAGTTTGCATCAGTTAGTCTTGGTTaccatctaaaatatttttaaatgttctttacatgaaaatttatgttgtatttttaaaCCTTTAGGGGCTTTATCTATTTTTCTAAGTCAGTTaactgtactttaaaaaaaagtattttgtatCACAACTTTTGTAACTTCAtcagaataaaatatattgaaagaaaGTAATGATTTATTACAAAGTATGTGCTCAACACACTTTTATTTAAATGTGAAACTTGAGATTTTTGCAGGTTCGGTGGAAGATTATCTTTGCTTATCATTTAGTAGcgaaaatattttctgaactcTTAGAAGAAAGGGAAGTTCCTAAGTGAACTAAATATCTTACAATATCAGGGCCCACACCCCCAAGAAAAAAACTATTCCTCTGATGATAGTCGCTAAAACCCATCCCAGACAAAAAATAGTCTCCTTCTTACCATGCTAACCAAGCTCTCGACCTCTTTTGCACATTTCTGATTGTGAGAttgagaaaagggaagaggagagactGGATTCATTAATTTTCTGACCTTGAAATTGAGTACTCAGCATATGTGTAAGACACCCCCCACCTCAACCAACCATTTTTCATTATTGCAAGGGAAATATTAGAGTTCTTTTTAGAGGTGCAAATTACAGATGCCTAATTTTAGGGCTATTCAAAATAGCTGTGCTAGAATTGTTTTGACCTTTCTTGAATAGAGTTAAAAACTTAGAAATGTGGCTAAATAATATGGGTTAACCCTCATATTTTGCATAAGACACAAGCTAGCAATCAGTTTTGGATTTTTTTGAGTTATATTTCAGTAGGCTTAAAGTCAATCGCAAAAATGTTAAGTTTGTAAGGGTGTCTAATGGCTAAGTTTGCAAGCTATTTCAAACGTTATAAATAAGTAATAGAATAACCCGAATAATCTTCGGGAAGGCAGAGTTGGCCTTCGAAGCTGCACAGCCAGAAACAATGTCCAGACCATGCCTTGGGCCTTCCCTAGCAAATACCGTGTTGTCGGCTAGGTGTGGATGCTACAGCCTGCACTGTTGGCTGCTACTAGATGTCGGTCTCTACCTCAGCTCCTCCCAAAAGCTAGATGCATCTGCCCTGACCAAAAGAAGGGGTTTTACCTAGCACTTGCTTCCTTTTGTGTGTCTTCCTAATCAAAAACTCACACGGGTGCCTCTGACTGGCAGATCCTAGGTCACATACCTCTGTCCTAGCTGAAAGAGAAGCTGGAGAAAAGTGTCTGGATTTTGCCTGGGGGTTCAGAGCTCATAGCAAAATTGTTTCAAAGATGCTGGATGGTCCAAAAGCTTGGACTGGCTGCTGCTCTGTGAgctttttttcctgttctgtgaaaAGATAAGGGTTTTTCACCAGAATGTGTCTAAGCACTCTGTTGAGCTcagctgccattttttttttttttttttggtagcagatttgctaagtgaaggaagtagATTATTGATTCAGATTCTGGCCAAGTTCCTTATTTTGTGGCTGACCAGCACTTTGACTATCACTTCCTTAGAGGAACCTAAGGACTCTTTAGGAGAGTGCTTTAGCACGTTGTCCCGTTTAATCCTTGTAGCAACTTGGGGAGGGGGTGGCAATTTAGAAGTATGTTAGGAATTTTTCAGTGGTTTCCAGACAGTGTCACAGAACCTCAGACTTCAGATAGCTCGTTCATAGCAAAGTTAAGTCTCTGCTTCTCTGGGTTGTATTTGTAAAAATTCTGTGTGCTCAACAGTGCTAGGAGGctctagaaaataaaatgactgcAATTAAAAATCACCCCAATGAGGTCAAAAAGGAAATGCATCCAAAGAGATCCTACCTAAGGAGTTTCCTGCAGTAGCTCAGATGGAAAGATTATAAGTGTGAAAGCTGGGAGTAAGCAAGGACCAATAAAGTGAAGgtaagagaatgtcaagttaaagCAAAGAAGTAAAATGCCGAAGGGATTGGGACTAAAGGCATTACACTTTTAATCATAACAAAGTAAAACTGTTTTTACTTTGTTTCTatcataaaaaaattatactCAAACTGTTAAATTGAAGCTAATTTGGAAGCCCAAGATTGGTGAGATTGTTCTGCAAATCCTTTTCTAAAAAGCTTCAGAGTCACACTGTGGAACTAGAATTGCAAAACCACTGTCAGTTCTGTTCAGTAATCACAGTACATGCACTTTTTGTCCCATGCCATGCTGGGCCGTTGACATAGATGATTAAAGCTAGATCCTGTCATGGAGCTTGCAGACCAGtggtaaaaacagacacatacataGATTGCAAGTTCTAAAGGGCCATCCATCCCGTAAAAGTTATGCACGAGCTGTGGGCCCTTAGTATACTGTGGGGCAGTCAGAGGTGGCTCCCTGGAGAAGACAAGGCTTGAACTGGCTTAAAATATGAGTAACTGCATAACCATACTTGCAGCATACTTTGTACAGGGAGGTACAAGCAGTGAAGGGTGGATTTCAGTTGGACAGGTAGGTAGGGGTTAGATCCTATGAAAGAAGATGGGTTTTTGCCTGTAGGTGATGGGGAGTCTGAAGGaatttaaataagcaaataatggACAGGTTTTCATTTCAGATGGCTCTGACAGCAGTGTGGAAACTGAGGGTAAGGGGAGGATACTAGGGCAGAGTGACAGTCCAAAATAGCAGATAATGTGAGCAATCATTAAATTATAGGGAAGAGGAAAATAGGAGATAAGCAAAGTACTGATTTttcaaaaaaggaaggaaggaagaattctGCAAATACAAATCAGTGAGTTTAAGTCTGTTAGTTATAAGTGACAAACCCAGCTAAAATGACTTCAGTGCTCATTTGGTTGCTGCTTGTTTCCAGTTGCACAACTGTCAAACATCCATCCCCTCGCAGCCCTGCTTTCTGTGGCTGTTTCGTTTATAAAGTGGCGGTGCCCACATGATTGCAAAGATGGCCACCAGCAGTAGGCTTTCTACCATTTTAGCAGTCTATTTGCAAATGATCATTTCTTTTCCTTAGTTCCAGAAAGTCCCTGGACCCACTCTCACTGGTCTGGCTGAGATCCTGTGCCCAACCATAAGCCAATCCCTTTGATTGGTGAGACTTGGGTCATGTGACTACTCCTAGAGCTGGGGATGGGTCTCCCTCATCTGAACCCTGTGGTTTGAGTAGCAAAGGGCCTGTCAGTACTACActgctggaaaaaatattttgggcAGTTAATTGCATCAGTGAAGAGAAATTAAAAGTTGGCAAATTATCCCTAATCACACCAACCATAATTTTTAAGCAATCAGGCGAAAAATGTGAGAGGGGCTATTACACTAATCCAAAGAAAAAATTACGAGGGCCAAACATAGGAGTCACTCAATACTGGAATGAATGAGCACATTTTTAGCTGATCACTTTAAAGAACAACTGTAGGTCTGTCCTACCATCCAAGTGCAAGGTTGAACATACTGATCGCAGAGGCCAGAATGCAGTAGCAAAAGGAGCTGGTAGGTCCTGCCCGGTATACCAGACCACATGCTGCAAACAAATACAGCTAAGAGAGGGCAAGGGTTTGGCTGGATTTTGGCCTTGACATCTGTCTGAAGTTCCCCAGAGGTAGGGCAGGTTTGCTGACAATCTTACCCATCCCTCATGGTGTCAGCTTCCACTGCATTCTCAGGGTTCCTCGGTCTGTGGCTCCAGCCTACGACTCTGCTGGGCCGTGTCCTGCAGGCACCTTAAATTCAGGCAAATCCAAAGCTGACTTTGTCGGCCCCGTTCAGCCCAACCTCCCCCCTCCCATTTCACTGTCCAAGCCAGAAACTTGGGAGTCCCTCGTTCCATTCACCTCCCAGGAGTCTCACTCCACTCTTCCTGTCCCTGCTGTCGCgcctctaggtcaggccacaagTCTCACCAGGACCTTTGCAGTAGCCTCGGAACTTCTGTCCTCTGCTCCGATTTCAGCAGTCCCTGCTCCCCGCAGGAGCCAGACTGATCGTTCTAAAAGGCAAACCTGAAAACGACTTCCCTGCTTGAAATTCTTCCCCGGCCCCCTTCTGGAGGGAGAACTCCCACACTCCTCAGTTTGGAACCACGAGGTTGCCAGTGGTGGGAAGTGGGAATGGAGAAGTTTCACCTAGGGCACGAGGGGCATCGGGATAAGGGAAAGTCAGCATGGAGGGCAGAGACCCTCTGATGTGTTTCAGGCTGAGGAGGAAGGACCTGCTCGTGGAACGAGGCCGGGGAAGGCTGGAGCAGCGCGGCGCGAGCGAGCGCGGAGGACGCGACGCTGAGCTGACGGTGCGGCAGCCTCCGGGGTGGCGCGGCCCCGGGCGCCGACAGGGCCGGGGctgggcggggccgggcggctcGCGGCCTccgggcggcagggggcggcctCGCCCACGGCGGCGACTCTCGGTCCTGGGCTCCTTGCCTTTCGGGCGACACGGCGACCTGGGGCGGCGGGCCGCGTCGGCCGGGCATGGCGGCGTGGAGCCCGGCCGCGGCAGCGCCTCTGCTCCGCGGGATCCGCGGGGTGAGAGCGGGCGGGGGCCGGGCTGGTCTCCCGGGGCGGGAGCTGCGGAGGGGCCGCGGGGCCGGCTGCTGCCGGGGCTCGAAGACCGGCTCCCCGAGGGCTCCGCGCGGGGCCTGGGGGcctccccttcctttctttcattcattcattgattcgtCCATTCAGTGGGCCCCGGCAACCGGCTTTCGGAGAAATGTCAGGCCCCGGAGCGCGCTGTGGGGAGCTTCCGAGCCGGGTGGAGGTTGGGGCGAGGGGAACAGACACATGAACAGTCGTAGTACAGCGGGCACGGAAAAGCAACGTTGGTTTTCTTAGCCGCAGCCATAGGAGTCATAGCCCGGAGTCACGGCGTGGGTGCCACGCCGAGGACTGCGGAAGGTCAGGGCTCTGGAAACGTCCGCCCTGCCTCTATGACCTTGACCCTCCCCAAATCCCGCACACCCAGAGTagaagcccagcagagggcactcACCACGCGCTCTCCtaattttctctccctctttctggttTCATCCTTTGCCTCACTTCATCCACTTTTACTTTCCTCTCACATTCTTCCGTCTCTCCTGCTGGTCTCGGACCTGCCTCCCTTGAGCAGTTCTACTGGTGACTTTCAGCGTGGAGGGTGGGTATCTGGGGATTTTGTCAGTAGATTGCTGGTTTAAGGGCCGCTGCCCACAGATCTGCTGAGATAAAAGGAAGCCTTCTCCCAAGGAATCTGCAGGGCTATCCACCCTCACCCTTTAGTGATGACCACTTCTGCCTGCCTCCTGGTTACCCTCTGCCTTTGTCCCCCAAAGCACTGTCCTCAGAAGaggctccaccccacccccacccccacccccgagtCTTACCCAGGCCCACAACATCAAGTTTCTGTCCCTCTACACAGTACTCAGGCAGGCTAAGTTCAGATCTTTCTCCTGACCTGCATTTCAGCTGCCTGCCAGAATCGAGATGTCTTTGCAGGTGCCCAGTAGGCATGCCCTGAATCATTTCTTCccctgctcattcattcattcatccatccatccacctgccCTGGGCTCAGCTCTGGAGGGCTGCAGTAACAGGACAGACTCAGTCTTGGCCTTTGAGACTGGTTGGTGAAAGAGCAAGTGTACAAGTCGTTTTAAAGAAGGTGCTCTGAGATTCTGTGACATAAGACCCTGTTTTGGGCCGTCAAGAAAGGCCTGCGGATGGGCAGGACTGAGGGCGAAGGGATGGTACCTTCAGCACCAGCACTCGATGAACAGCTCTAGtgttctcccctctccctccagccagGCCCCACACCTGGTGCTGCTCCCTTTGTAATGCCTCCTATCTGGGCATCTTTCCTGACTAGTTTCAAATGGCACTGTTTCCTGCACATAACTTTGGCACCAGGTTACTTTGTCTAATGAAGTCCAAAATCTTTAGCCTGATGTTCAAGGCCTGCCATGCTCTATTTTCACTCTCCCTTCTCAGCATGTGCTCAACCCAGTCAGGGGGTTGCCCACCTGGTTTTCTGCCCCTTCACCCCTAAGGATTGAGACACGTTCCCATCAGAAGCACTGGCTCCCTATGGTAGccactgggggaggagggagtgtTGTGGCTGGGTAAATAATCTAAAAATGTTCCTCTTGGTCATTTAACAGAATTCTGCTTCCTCTCCCCAGTGAGAATTAGTACATGCTGCAAAGGGTAGCTGGCTTATTGAGCAGTAGGTCACAAGGTCATATCCCACTGGAGAGAGTGTGGAATGTTAAGCAGGCCTAAAGGGTGGGTGGCATTTGGCTGCACCAGTGCTAGGTCAGGGGCACGCTGGCCTAGCAGGGCATGTCTGAGGCAGACTGCCCTACCTCTCCTGGCTCTGTTACTAACAGATCCAGCCTTGGGCACATTACTTAGTGCctaagtttcctcacctgtaaaactgtCATCATGATAGTGTCTCTCTCACAGCATCATCATGGGGAGTTAAACACCTATTGAATTAGGTTTGGGGCCTTGTCTCTAGAGGCAAAGTAAGTTATTTACACTCCACTCCCCAAAAAAGTTTATTCTGCATCCTGGGGTGCTTAAATGGACATGACGCTATGCAGCCCCTCTGACTTAGCCCATGGCCAAGCTGGTGAGGGCGGGGGGTGCTGCCTTGCAGGGGAATGGCTGGGGCGTGCACGGTAGCCCAGCCTGGCCTGGGGGCACATCATCTTGCTCTGCCATGACTCTTCTCTGTTCTGTGGCAGCTTCCTCTTCTCCACTGTGCCCAGCGGATGTTTGCCTCACAGACTGAGGGGGAGCGCAAAGTGACCCAAATTCTCAAAGCTAAATTTCCTCAAGCTACTGTGATCAAAGTCACCGACATTTCAGGTGAGGTTTTCTCTCGTCTTTCCCATGGAGTTTGGGAGCATTTTGCCCTCtaaggggcagagggcaggggggcTTAGCTGAGGGAACTTGCCTTCAGGGGCTTCTCAACATGTGTGGCTTTTGGACGGATGGAACTCGGCCTCTCCCACCtgagggggtggaggtggggatgcCGAATCATTGGAGGGAAACTGTGTGTGGGGACTAGGCCCAGCTGGAAGGACTCATCATCAGCCTGGCCCAACTTGGATGAGGTCCCTCTCAGTCACCTCAGTGCTGAGGGCCACAGTCTTTAATTTGACTTCGAGAAAGGCCTTACTTTAACTTCCCCACATTCTTCTGACATCCTGGGATGTTAGAGCTGGAGCCAACCCCCAGAGACTTTGTCCTTTTGAGGAAAGTAACTGCCTCGGTTTTCCCACAAGGAGATGAGCCCAAATTGGCCAAAGAACCTGCCCCGCCCCTCACAGGGAGGAGGCAGCAGAACCAGAATCAGAACCAGGACCCAGGGCAGACTGTCCTGAGCCCAGTCACCAGCCCCAGCCAGGCCCTGATGGCCGCTGGCACCTCAGAAGTTCAGGCTGGCTGTGTGTTAGGAGCAGGAATCAACTTTGGCACCCAGGACGGGGAAGAGAGGGCCTTTCTCCAGACACACGTGGAACAGCTGGCCATGGGCAGCAAGATAGGCGTTGACCTGAATCTTCCCACACCCAGGTGCAGTCTTTGCATCTCTGCATTGCTGTGATGGCTCACTGGCTTCTCTGAGAACATAACATTTACAAGGATTGGGAGAAAGTTTAGAAAGTAGTTTTTGTTCTGGAAACTATAGAAAATTAATCAATCTAAAGATCCATTGGAATGATAGGTTGAGTGGGCGCTCTGCGAAGGTCCCAGGGCAATGCTGAGGCCTTGATGACACCAgtcctgctcctgccccaggcccaGGTAGGGTAGAGCTAGAACTTGACCTTGATTCTGGTTCTGCCCAGAGCTGGACAGAGGGCCTAAAGGGAATCAAGGCCGGGAACTCTGGTTTAACCAAAGCTTGGACTCCTAGAGCACATCAGAGAAGCACAGCCAAGCCTATTGTGTAAATTGCAATTCTCATACAGTGGCCTGGTGTTAACagcacagggaacattttctttcttgcctACCTTGTTTCATGCTAGAGCAGCATGTTTTATCATCAGTCATCAGCCAGAGACAAAGCTTGGGCAGGGAGTGGATGGGTCCACACAAGCTCTGCCTCGAGAGCTTCACCAGAAAGCGATTCCCTCCCTGCGGAAGCCCAGGATGGTCCGCTCAGTGCTGCTTGTAGAGTAAGAGGTGCTGGAGAGAGCCGCTGCAGCTCCATGACCAGCATGTCTGCAGTGTTTATTGTAAtgctgtctccctgtctctctcacacTTCCTCGTTCCTTTTCTTTTGGATATTTACATACGGTTTTCAACTCAAATTTTAGTGTATTTTTgcacttttaaaaataccaattgCTGGTCCTTTGGAAGGTGGGACACTGATATTCAGTCCCTCCCACCCTCTTCCATGGCATTTGTTGGcttaataaaaggaaatacaagGGAAACCTACATCTCCTGGGTTTTCCATGCTTCCTGCCTTATCTCCCCTTCCCCACAAGTAATCATCCTTGGGAGTGCAGCTGCCTTGCAAAAGGAAGAGCACATTTTGGATGTAGGCAGCCTGCTGGAGGCAGATGGGGTCAAATTGTAAGCCATGATCTTTTTCTAACAATCTAGCAACTTTCTGTTGAATAATAATATTCAGACTGTCTTTGGATCGTGTGGTACTTCAAGGACATTCGGGACTGTGGCTGCTGTAACTGAATCATTGAAACTTCCAAATCGTGTTTATTTCAGGAGGCTGTGGGGCAATGTATGAAATCCAAATCGAGTCAGAAGAATTTAAGGAGAAGAGAACTGTCCAGCAGCACAGGATGGTGAATCAGGTCAGTAGTAGCGACTGCGCTCCTTTGCCACTGGTCTCCAGCATCCGAAAGGGCCTGCCGAGTGGGGATGGTATTTTACCATCTAGGAAAGAATAATGCAATACCACAGTCACGCGAACAGGGCTCAGGACCTGAGAAAACTGTAATCTGGGACTATCTGGAATCAAATTGTGGGCAAATGtgaattttcttcaaaattgaaAACAAGTCAACCAAtagttattttgcatttctttaaataattctaCCAATGTTTAGTGTTATTGGTACATAGTGAATAGTGTTTGTAAACATAGGAATACTAAAGATACATGTTTTTGTAGAGTCGAAGATTTTTTTTAGCCTCTCTTTAGGACTTCTTTATTGATAGGTAAATTGAGGCACAACCTGACTGAGAATTGTTCCAGCTGCCCCAGACCCAGTGACAGGACATTAGGAGTCTAAAACATCAGATTTAACCAGAATGAGGCCCAGTTTATTCATTATCCATGCTCATTTTACTTGGAATTTACTCATTTTATTGGAAATTATACCAGCCTTTAACCCTTGGGTCTGTGTCTATAACGTTGCTCCCTTCAGCAGgtgtgtttgacatcattctGGAATGTCTTGCACATTGTGAACTAGTTTAACTTTTGTAAAGCACAGCTCTGGTCATGAGAGTTCCTCTGTGGCCCCTCTGACGTTCAAGTTCAGTCCCAGACTACTATTCCAGGCCTTTTCCCACCCCTCTCCTTATGCACCCTCCCTCTGGCCCCTTCCCATGGGTCTCTCTGTGCATCTGGACTTTTGTCCATATTGGACCTCCTGCCTGGGTTCTCCTCCGCCCCTACTCCACCCAGCTCAAATGCTGCCTCTACCTGCCTGGCAGGGAATGAATACCCTCCACCCTCTGACTCCAGCGTTTTCTGCCGTGGGTCCTGGATACTTACGTCCCCGCCATCTGTCCTTTAGCCCTGTCAGCTCTTTGTGGGCTGGTTCCCTTCTGGGTCCATCTTTGGATTCCTCATGGAGCCAGCCCTTCACGTGGAGGTGGGCAGCTACCGCCCTGAGGCATGCTGGTGTGTCAGCCTGGGCGGTTTGGGGTGGAACAGCAACCATGTCACTCCTCCAGAGCTCTTCCAGCCCCACATGGTCTCAGGAATCGGAGCCAAGGTAGAAGACTAGACAGGGAAGACCTGACTGGCCCAGATCATCCCCAACCAGTGGGACTTTGGGTTTTGTTCCCAAAACTACTCAGGTCGCCTAGTGCAACTGGACTTCCAGGGGTGCTGTTAATTTGAGCACATCCCCTGGCCTGAAGCCACAGTTACAAGTGGTAAAAGATGTAGGTTCTGGAGTCCGACTGCCGACATTTCAAATCCAGCCTCtctactttctagctgtgtgacctgagcaaGTTAActcaacctccctgtgcctcaatttcctagTCTGTTACTGGGGAGAGTGACAGGACTTGCCTCATAGAGCTGTTTTGAGGCTAAGTGACAAAGTACACGTGGAGCACTGAGAGCAGTGCTTGACACAGAGTAGGCCCTCAGGAAATGTCAGctgccatcaccatcaccatcgtcATCTACAACACCGGGAGCAACCTGCACCAAGTCCAGAGGGGAGGGCAGCGATTCCCTCAGTTTGGGGGATGTC
Coding sequences within:
- the BOLA3 gene encoding bolA-like protein 3 isoform X2, translated to MEGRDPLMCFRLRRKDLLVERGRGRLEQRGASERGGRDAELTLPLLHCAQRMFASQTEGERKVTQILKAKFPQATVIKVTDISGGCGAMYEIQIESEEFKEKRTVQQHRMVNQALKEEIKGMHGLRIFTSIPKH
- the BOLA3 gene encoding bolA-like protein 3 isoform X1 produces the protein MAAWSPAAAAPLLRGIRGLPLLHCAQRMFASQTEGERKVTQILKAKFPQATVIKVTDISGGCGAMYEIQIESEEFKEKRTVQQHRMVNQRPAGRKQRLRWVEMEIPDALEIISVLFLTLQALTRGTETTKCLVLFSQCPVFICSQC
- the BOLA3 gene encoding bolA-like protein 3 isoform X3 yields the protein MAAWSPAAAAPLLRGIRGLPLLHCAQRMFASQTEGERKVTQILKAKFPQATVIKVTDISGGCGAMYEIQIESEEFKEKRTVQQHRMVNQALKEEIKGMHGLRIFTSIPKH
- the BOLA3 gene encoding bolA-like protein 3 isoform X4, producing MAAWSPAAAAPLLRGIRGLPLLHCAQRMFASQTEGERKVTQILKAKFPQATVIKVTDISGTKRRNQRNARIADIYLHPQTLTTPWLHRCCCLKPWMNLTILS